The Camelina sativa cultivar DH55 chromosome 18, Cs, whole genome shotgun sequence DNA window TGCATTTTGTTGAAGAACTTAGAACCAGTAACTAGTATACCTCGTTAAGCAGCTGATCTCTATCTATGCTTGACTTATATTTTACTCTTAACATATTGAAAAGAGGCAATGCATCCCTCTGCAACCTGTATTGAGTAACGAATTTCTTTAGGTAAACAACAACGAGCAGAAAAgactaaaggaagaagaagatcctaGTAGGTAACTAACGTTTCCAGAAGATATGAGATAAATTGGATAAGGTTTGATTCCGAAAGCTCGGGATTTTTTGTCTCTGCTTGTCTCTTAATCTCATCCATCATAAAGTTTGCATCTTTCATGTTACCCATAGATAAATACCTAtcatgcaagaaaaaaaaaatcaatacactTTCTTTAGTTCCCCGCAAACTCTGCCATCTATGTATCCAGTTATAAAGCATGGACTTACATGAGAACTGCTCGTGCAATTGCGAGGTCATCTTCTCCGGGATAACACTGTAAAGTAATATTCAATTACGAGATGTTACATTGAAATCCAGACAATTCTTGAATTTTCTATCCCAGTGCAAAAACTACTGTACTCTAAAACTTAAGACTACTAATATAGAAACCAAGAGATGAGAAAAATTTGAAAGGAAGAGACTGACCCTTCCCATAAAATTGACCAGCATAGACGCAAACTTCTCAGGGTCCTCAGCTCTAACAAAATGTCGAGATATCCGGACCATGTCCTGCAggaaacatattaaaaattgattcatcaataaagatgaaaatgtaTTGACTTTATAATAAGAAATGGGTACAAGAGGATTACAAGTTCAGGACACTCAGTGTAGAGATAATCACCCAGCATAGCATGCAACTCAGGATAGCCAGTACTTGGGGCCCCAAACTCTGCAGACCatctaaaagaaagaagaaacagcaAAATATGATATAACTGATACATGTTCACACCAAACAACGATGGACAGTGCCAGTTGAATAAGCAAAAAATAATACACATGGCTCTGGCTTACTTAATAGCAGCTCTCAAGAAGGAAGTCAAGTTGTCAACACGTGATCTGGCTTCCCCAAGAGATTCTTGAAGATTTTGGACATCTTCATCGTCGCTCACGTCTACCAAATGAGGTGGTACGGGAACCCGAGGAAACAATTTGTACATACCCCTGATACGATCTGacggaaaaatatatattcagtaTACCCGAAAACTGAAATAGGTTAAAAAGCAATTATATATTGGATGGAACTAACCAAGAGTTTCATCATTGCAAGGAGACTTGGCTTTAACTAGTGTGTCCACAAACAAAATAGCGAGGTCCGCTCCACAATTCACCTGAGAATTTACCTTTTGTAATAAGAAACAAGTGCAGGAGACAGAAACAAAGATGTTGTCTTTATTTGTGATAAACAAACATGTCCCCCTCAAAGTTTCAAGtacaaaatagatatatatatatatatatataccaggCCGTGTTCAAGTTCAATACATGCCCCTGAAAAGAGGATATCAAGAGCTTCAGAGAATCTCTGAGCCGTAACATATctgcaaaccaagaaaaaagctTATCTTTTTATCAAATCCAATCACAAAACCAAATAAGAATGAAGACATAATCAGCCAATTCATGAAAACAGCTCTACCTGAATCCAACCAGAATTCCAGAAAAAGGGTCAATGCAGAATCAACAAGTTAAAAAGCAAATTGGGTAATTAGAAGGAATTAGAGCAAAGAACGAACCTGGCACTGATAGATTTATACATCTGCAATGCTCCATAGTAGTTGCCTTCCTCTACCACTTTCCGCAATTTATCAATATGCTATTATATAATAcgaattttttatcaaaagaaaaaacatcaaatttaaGAAGGATCTATCTATGTTATCTCCTTAAATCAATTGGTAACAGAAAACAGAGTGGAATGAACCAAATAAGGACAAGAATTGGAGAGAGTGAATCGAAAAATCGAATGGGAGCAGATCTCCGAGTAGTAGAAGAAGGGGTACCTCTTGAACGGGAGGTAACTCACGTTTGGTCCTCTCTCTCGTCGACATGGATCTTATCGATGGTTTCGTCCTCAAAAAATCTATGTTCTTCTTTTGGTTAAATCAATTTTCGCAGAGAGACAGATCCCCAAGTACGGAAGCTAAACAGATATTTGTCAGCTTCGTGCGTCTTTCtagatattttacttttaattttaccctaattataatatttaaaaaaaaaaaaaaaactcaaatttgagttaaacaaaacaaaaataaaataaaaaggaaacacACAAAATTCCCAATTTTATGGAATTTATTTAGTTAACttattacattacatatatcTTCAAACTAAAAGTTGATgccttggaaaaaaaaaaaagtaaaaagtaaaagttatGAAAATCTTCCCTgtaccatttttttatttttatttttgttgatgagTATTTTGTATATCATAATTGCgtgagtaaaataaaataaaatctatttagttattttaaaataaatttaataatagttAACAATAATATTGTTaccaaatttaaatatttatgtgaGCGGCAGACTATGAGGTTCAAATGAAGAATTTGTCTTgctatttataaaaagaaattatgatatcaatatatcattagGATTATAGaaggttttcaatttcttttttggtaaacatttttttttttgacaaccgGATACAAGATTGACTCAAACAAACCAATACAAAGGAATAATATTTACATAGGTAACTAAGTGCGGAATTGAACGAACATGTCGCGCTagattatccgctttaccattccGAGAGCGATGAACGTAGagtaatgaaaaagaaacaaactcttCTTTGTCCGCCTGTATGTTCTCCAGATAAGGCGTAAAAGCTagccactcggaaggcgaagacaccatcttcaccaagtcggaGCAGTCGGTGAGAAAGACAATATATTGGTTTTCTGCCACAATCATGCAACGCATGGCCCAGATAAGGGCTTCAATCTCGGCATGAAGAGGTGAAAGACTACGGCGAAAATTGGCTACTCCCATATTAGGGTCGTCACCCCTAGGTGACGTACAAAACCATCCTCTACGAGCATATCGATCTgtcgctttccaagaaccatctacAAACATCATGAGAACTAGTTATGGTTATATTTCAAGACTAAATATgccatatattttctttgtgtgttttttcttattttttgtagaataaaTTGTAtggaattaatatattaaaatgtatGAATATgttgaaagttttatttttatttttttaaaaatcatggGAATTACATAAAACTTATAAAGTATGTGTCTTTTTtaaagccatcatatttagcatataattttattgcataatgttttatccaaaaaaaactttgtaaaacaataacataaattctattttatataaaaattacaacataaataaaatgaattttaacttGTGCTCTACACAGGTcttaatctaatattcatacTAGTTGCTTTGTCATGCTTGACATGTTTCAACAATAATTAACACTATTCCACTACCATCTCATATTTTCATGTCTTCCGTCTTCACCACATTAAAGAAAAAGGCATCATCACTACAAAAATTTGAATCGTATATCCTTTTTTTATGAAaccttaattatattatttatctttagtTTGGGGATACAACAATACGAAGATAAAGCGATGAGTACGTTAAGCacttttcatataatattttaaaaaagaaaaacttcttCAAGTGTAGTAGACACATGAACCGTGACTTGGgtcgacaaaaacaaaacagccCGTTTTGGCGAACTTGCAAGCACTTTCGATACGACCATGACTATGATAGTAAGCGTTCATGGCATACGACGCATGGTCTCGTACATTATTAGGTTCATAGCAACTTCCACCGGGCTGAATCGGTGTACAGTCAACATTCTGGCCACCACAAACATAATCTATATTAGCTTGTAACTGTTTGTCTGTCGCAGTTGGTAACGGCATACACCATTGTCTGTAGCTAGTCACGACAGGAATCGCCACAGCAGATAGAAGGAGAAAGAACGTCAACAGCTGCGATGAcatttggaacaaaaaaaaaagatcaagaatttttgtaatgcatgtgtattatattttgtaagaaTGTAATGCTGTGCGTATATCATTTCAGTGTGATTACGGGGTTCTTATATAGAGATGCATGGAGAATTAATCAATGAGTTTATGACGGAAGACAAATTAGGGATTTGGAATCACAATGATATGGAAATTACATATGGAGTAAGTTTCCGTTAATGGTACGTTTTTGCAACTACATGGAAATATATACTAAAGACTTTTCAAGATGGAAATATATACTAAAGAATTTTTCAAACAAGACTGATTCTTGGGAAGAGAGATTCAATACACCAATTCTTTATAAATGGTtccatttcaaaaatatatatttccgaTTAGAAATTACCATATCTCGGTTTGTTCAAAACATGGAAAACAcgaattcaaatattatgttccaaatttatagaatttatattatgttttactTTTCTGAAGTAGAAGCTGCATGAATCATGATGtccaaaaaaagagagtaaaagtGATAAGATTTTCCCTGCACCAAAATGTTAAAAGATATAGAATAACAGAGTGTAATTAGTCTATCATtaaatttcatttcatttttgttttgactcataaataaaatcttaaaagatATTAGAGAAGTTTGATgcttatataatattttataaattatttggaGCTTCGGCTTTAACAAGTTCAACATGCATGCATATGTTAATAAGATACGTAAACGCAAGCACCAT harbors:
- the LOC104762459 gene encoding Golgi to ER traffic protein 4 homolog is translated as MSTRERTKRELPPVQEHIDKLRKVVEEGNYYGALQMYKSISARYVTAQRFSEALDILFSGACIELEHGLVNCGADLAILFVDTLVKAKSPCNDETLDRIRGMYKLFPRVPVPPHLVDVSDDEDVQNLQESLGEARSRVDNLTSFLRAAIKWSAEFGAPSTGYPELHAMLGDYLYTECPELDMVRISRHFVRAEDPEKFASMLVNFMGRCYPGEDDLAIARAVLMYLSMGNMKDANFMMDEIKRQAETKNPELSESNLIQFISYLLETLQRDALPLFNMLRVKYKSSIDRDQLLNELLDEIAERFYGVQRKNPLQGMFGDIFKMMG
- the LOC104762461 gene encoding major pollen allergen Ole e 10-like, whose product is MSSQLLTFFLLLSAVAIPVVTSYRQWCMPLPTATDKQLQANIDYVCGGQNVDCTPIQPGGSCYEPNNVRDHASYAMNAYYHSHGRIESACKFAKTGCFVFVDPSHGSCVYYT